One stretch of Papaver somniferum cultivar HN1 unplaced genomic scaffold, ASM357369v1 unplaced-scaffold_154, whole genome shotgun sequence DNA includes these proteins:
- the LOC113336735 gene encoding zinc finger protein 385A-like codes for MGTSVPAVAPTLNTSAQWTYPAVQPCVNGTALNKGLKKNKKTKVVQSAYCEVCKIDCTSRDTLANHRSGKKHKKNLEKIKEARRIAAQPSQVVVPSPIIPSPTPIQVIVPPPIIPSPAPPPPNVVTAPTVGPQEKPSENKKAALSSKESWDTKRRKLLEGGTAVEAVRICKVCDVVCNSRTVFHYHLAGQKHATMVKKLTAAGTVVT; via the coding sequence ATGGGTACATCAGTGCCAGCAGTTGCTCCAACTCTCAACACGTCCGCTCAATGGACCTACCCGGCGGTTCAACCTTGTGTGAACGGTACTGCTCTTAACAAGGGgttaaagaaaaacaagaaaaccaaGGTCGTACAATCTGCATACTGTGAAGTCTGCAAGATTGATTGTACCAGCAGGGATACACTTGCAAATCACAGATCAGGAAAGAAACACAAGAAAAACCTGGAGAAAATCAAAGAAGCTAGGCGAATTGCAGCTCAACCTTCTCAGGTTGTTGTGCCCTCTCcaatcattccttcaccaacaccTATTCAGGTTATTGTGCCCCCTCCCATCATTCCTTCACCAGCACCTCCTCCTCCAAATGTGGTTACGGCTCCCACTGTTGGTCCACAAGAGAAGCcatcagaaaacaagaaagcaGCACTGTCATCAAAAGAGAGCTGGGACACCAAGAGAAGGAAGCTTTTGGAAGGCGGTACAGCAGTTGAAGCTGTTAGGATTTGCAAGGTATGCGATGTCGTATGTAATAGTCGAACTGTTTTCCATTATCATCTTGCTGGGCAGAAACATGCTACCATGGTTAAGAAACTTACAGCAGCAGGAACAGTTGTAACTTAA